The Pedobacter mucosus genome window below encodes:
- a CDS encoding YdeI/OmpD-associated family protein, translating to MIHFKAEIERFEQMGEKSGWSYVFIPAVLANNIKQNCKKSFRVKGRIDNIEVDGMAVMPIGEGDFILALKAELRKKLKKEFGASLELILEEDKNFKIEMPEDLEICLAEEEHLMHNFLKQAKSHQNYYINWINQAKTEATRTKRIVMTITAMDKQQDFGAMIRESKGNKS from the coding sequence ATGATCCACTTCAAAGCAGAAATAGAACGTTTCGAACAAATGGGAGAAAAATCTGGTTGGAGTTATGTTTTTATTCCAGCTGTTTTAGCAAATAATATAAAGCAAAATTGCAAAAAGAGCTTTAGGGTTAAAGGTAGAATAGATAATATTGAGGTTGATGGAATGGCAGTTATGCCAATTGGTGAGGGTGATTTTATTTTAGCTTTGAAAGCTGAATTGCGAAAGAAACTTAAAAAAGAATTTGGCGCCAGTCTAGAACTTATTTTGGAGGAAGATAAAAATTTCAAAATAGAGATGCCTGAAGATTTGGAAATTTGCTTAGCGGAAGAAGAGCATTTAATGCATAATTTTCTCAAACAAGCTAAGTCACATCAGAACTATTATATCAATTGGATTAATCAGGCTAAAACAGAAGCTACCCGTACAAAACGTATTGTGATGACAATTACTGCAATGGATAAACAGCAAGATTTTGGAGCGATGATAAGGGAAAGTAAGGGAAATAAGTCTTAA
- a CDS encoding polyprenol monophosphomannose synthase, with protein MSDSLVIIPTYNEKENIEKIIRKVFSLEQPFHVLIIDDGSPDGTAAIAKSLLNEYSGRLFIEERAGKQGLGTAYIYGFKWALLQNYAYIFEMDADFSHNPNDLSRLREACLNDADVAIGSRYVNGVNVVNWPMGRVLMSYFASMYVRFITRINIQDATAGFKCYRRIVLETIPLNKIKFVGYAFQIEMKFTAIKFGFNVVEVPIIFTDRTEGTSKMSTKIFREAFLGVIQMKMNSWFRNYKR; from the coding sequence GTGTCAGATAGTTTAGTCATCATTCCCACTTACAATGAAAAGGAAAATATAGAGAAGATAATCCGTAAAGTATTTTCCTTAGAGCAGCCTTTTCATGTCTTAATAATTGATGATGGATCGCCTGATGGAACAGCTGCTATCGCAAAATCACTTCTTAATGAGTATTCAGGTCGCTTGTTTATAGAAGAACGAGCTGGGAAACAAGGTTTAGGCACCGCTTATATTTATGGGTTTAAATGGGCATTGCTACAAAATTATGCTTACATATTTGAAATGGATGCAGACTTTTCGCATAATCCAAATGACTTAAGTCGTTTACGTGAGGCGTGCTTAAATGATGCTGACGTTGCAATAGGCTCTAGATACGTAAACGGTGTAAATGTGGTAAACTGGCCAATGGGAAGGGTTTTAATGTCTTATTTCGCTTCGATGTATGTTCGTTTTATCACGCGGATTAACATTCAAGACGCTACAGCTGGATTTAAATGTTATCGCCGCATTGTATTGGAAACAATCCCATTGAATAAAATTAAATTTGTGGGTTATGCCTTTCAAATTGAGATGAAATTTACTGCAATCAAGTTTGGATTTAACGTAGTTGAAGTTCCTATAATATTTACCGACAGAACGGAAGGTACGTCAAAAATGAGCACTAAAATTTTTAGAGAAGCTTTTTTGGGCGTTATCCAGATGAAAATGAATAGTTGGTTCAGGAATTATAAAAGGTAA
- a CDS encoding peptide MFS transporter: protein MENTISIEEIQSFEGKYPKQLWYLSLVEMWERFCFYGMRGVLAFFMVDQLHLTDQKSNLQYGAIQAFVYAFTFIGGIFADKILGFKKSLFWGGFLMIIGNLILAFSPRELFYVGITLSIIGTGFFKPNISSMVGELYHEKDNRRDAGYGLFYASINVGGLAGGALCIYLGKYVSWNLCFLSAALVMVFGLGTFIFTKKFLGSIGNSPLLHLEKPKRSAYEIAVYIGSLLCIPLIFIMVKNTDYTDYFMYTIGVVALAYFLFETIKIKERKAQYKLLAAFVFIFCYFIFMAISEQSGGSLSLFAKDNLDYKLLFFKIDPNVINNSVNSFFVIVLSPIVGILWLLMYKRKIEPNTVVKFGIGFLLLAASFYVFYATRFFANTQGISSLNIFTFAYLLLTLGELCLGPIGMSIITKLSPKKMFGMMMGLWFLSSAFGQLVAGKLGASMSSIENASLMTKLVSYTEGYKSLAIYSLVAGLALIIISPLIKRLMAEVR from the coding sequence ATGGAAAACACAATTTCGATAGAAGAAATACAAAGTTTTGAAGGTAAATATCCTAAGCAATTATGGTATTTATCATTGGTAGAAATGTGGGAGCGTTTCTGTTTTTACGGAATGCGAGGTGTACTTGCTTTCTTTATGGTTGATCAATTGCATTTAACTGATCAAAAATCAAACCTTCAATATGGTGCTATACAAGCATTTGTATATGCTTTTACCTTTATTGGAGGAATCTTTGCCGATAAAATTTTAGGGTTTAAAAAATCACTTTTTTGGGGTGGATTTTTAATGATTATTGGAAATCTAATTTTAGCTTTTTCCCCTAGAGAATTATTTTACGTGGGCATAACCTTATCCATAATTGGTACAGGCTTTTTTAAACCCAACATTTCATCAATGGTTGGCGAACTTTATCATGAAAAAGATAACCGCAGAGACGCTGGATATGGTTTATTTTATGCAAGTATAAATGTAGGTGGTTTAGCTGGGGGCGCCTTATGCATTTATCTGGGTAAATATGTTTCTTGGAACTTATGTTTCTTATCAGCAGCTTTAGTAATGGTTTTCGGCTTAGGAACCTTCATTTTTACCAAGAAATTTTTAGGTTCTATTGGCAACTCACCACTATTACACTTAGAAAAGCCAAAAAGAAGTGCTTACGAAATCGCGGTTTACATCGGCTCGCTTTTATGTATTCCACTAATTTTTATAATGGTGAAAAACACCGACTATACAGACTATTTTATGTATACAATCGGTGTTGTTGCGCTAGCTTATTTCTTGTTTGAAACCATTAAAATTAAAGAACGAAAAGCACAATATAAATTGTTAGCAGCTTTTGTATTTATATTTTGCTACTTTATATTCATGGCAATTTCCGAGCAAAGTGGTGGTTCATTGTCTTTATTTGCGAAGGATAATTTAGATTATAAATTGCTATTTTTCAAAATAGATCCAAATGTAATTAACAATAGCGTAAATTCATTTTTCGTAATTGTTTTAAGTCCGATTGTCGGTATTTTATGGCTACTGATGTACAAACGCAAAATTGAACCGAATACAGTTGTTAAATTTGGAATCGGATTTTTATTACTTGCCGCTAGTTTTTATGTTTTTTATGCCACTCGGTTTTTTGCCAATACACAAGGAATTAGCTCTTTAAACATTTTCACATTTGCTTATTTACTTCTTACTTTAGGCGAGTTATGTTTAGGTCCTATCGGGATGTCAATCATTACTAAGTTATCTCCAAAAAAAATGTTTGGGATGATGATGGGACTTTGGTTTTTATCAAGTGCATTTGGCCAATTAGTTGCCGGAAAACTGGGCGCAAGCATGTCTAGCATCGAAAACGCCTCATTGATGACAAAATTAGTCTCCTACACAGAAGGTTATAAATCTCTAGCTATATATTCTTTAGTAGCTGGTTTGGCGTTAATCATAATTTCACCTCTAATAAAAAGATTAATGGCAGAGGTCCGATAA
- a CDS encoding acetyl-CoA C-acyltransferase, with protein sequence MKEVVIVSAVRTPIGSFGGSLASFSATQLGGFAIKSAVERAGLNPEQIQEVYMGNVLSANLGQAPATQAAKFAGLPDLPATAINKVCASGTKAIMLAAQSIANGDNEIIVAGGMESMSNVPYYLDKARNGYRLGHGQITDGLVKDGLWDVYNDYHMGSAAELCASECNISREEQDNFAIESYKRAQAAQTSGKFASEIVAIEVKDRKGDITIIDTDDEPTAVKFDKIPGLKPVFKKDGTVTAANASTLNDGAAAVVLMSAEKAKELGIKPFAKILAFADAQQAPEWFTTSPSKAIPLALQKANIDIKNVDFFEINEAFSVVSIANNQLLNLNENQVNVNGGAVSLGHPLGASGARILVTLLSVLEQNDGKIGVAGICNGGGGASAIVIEKI encoded by the coding sequence ATGAAAGAAGTTGTAATTGTATCAGCGGTAAGAACGCCTATTGGGAGTTTTGGAGGTTCTTTAGCTTCATTCTCTGCTACCCAATTGGGTGGTTTTGCTATTAAAAGCGCCGTTGAAAGAGCGGGATTAAATCCAGAACAAATTCAAGAAGTTTACATGGGCAATGTGCTGTCGGCCAACTTAGGTCAGGCACCGGCTACGCAGGCGGCAAAATTTGCAGGTTTGCCAGATTTGCCCGCAACGGCTATAAATAAAGTTTGTGCTTCGGGTACAAAGGCAATTATGCTTGCTGCCCAAAGCATTGCAAATGGCGACAACGAAATTATTGTTGCTGGCGGAATGGAAAGCATGAGCAACGTACCTTATTATTTAGATAAGGCCAGAAATGGGTATCGTTTAGGGCATGGACAAATTACCGATGGCCTTGTTAAAGATGGTTTATGGGATGTTTACAATGATTACCACATGGGTTCTGCAGCTGAACTTTGTGCCTCAGAATGTAATATTAGTCGCGAAGAACAAGATAATTTTGCCATCGAATCTTATAAACGAGCGCAAGCTGCACAAACCAGTGGAAAATTTGCGAGTGAAATTGTAGCCATCGAAGTAAAAGACAGAAAAGGAGATATTACAATAATTGATACTGACGATGAACCAACAGCAGTAAAATTTGACAAAATACCAGGTTTAAAGCCTGTATTTAAAAAAGATGGTACAGTAACTGCAGCAAACGCATCTACCTTAAATGATGGTGCAGCTGCAGTAGTTTTAATGAGTGCTGAGAAAGCTAAAGAACTTGGAATTAAACCATTTGCAAAAATTTTAGCTTTTGCTGATGCCCAACAAGCACCAGAATGGTTTACAACATCACCATCAAAAGCCATTCCTTTAGCTTTGCAGAAGGCAAATATAGATATTAAAAATGTCGATTTTTTTGAAATTAATGAAGCTTTTTCTGTAGTTTCCATTGCCAATAATCAGCTTTTGAATTTGAACGAAAATCAAGTAAACGTAAATGGTGGAGCAGTTTCCCTTGGTCATCCACTTGGCGCTTCGGGCGCAAGGATTTTAGTTACTCTGCTATCCGTACTTGAGCAAAATGACGGAAAAATTGGGGTTGCAGGCATTTGCAATGGTGGTGGCGGTGCAAGTGCAATCGTTATCGAAAAAATTTAA
- a CDS encoding peptide MFS transporter: MALETVALNQDEILDLHLNSNGVDTQKLINHPVGLFVLFFTEMWERFSYYGMRSLLVLFLVSEMSKGGWQWARPEALQLYAWYTGLAYFTPIIGGLIADRITGYRKAVILGAITMTLGHATMALEGVNSNLFYLGLFFLIAGNGLFKPNISSMVGKLYPPTSDKKDAAYTIFYMGINSGAFLGMLMCGYVGEKVGWHWGFGLAGVFMFFGMLQFYLGQKIFGVIGASINKTEKVEDPTEEVLPKKVVNQRLWVVAILSLFTIFFWMVFEQAGGSMTIFAKDYTLRNLTGGASTTFKWVDAALTIFPLVAVTVVLFTLALKIAKKYPATIFFTALSFLIIWGLAIWKVQKEFSSLNTEVPASWFGILNSFFIVTLAPFFSKLWETKFNPGGPVKFGMGLVFVGIGFAGLAYGGMDIARGASTAQVSMFWLIFAYFFHTVGELCVSPVGLSYVSKLAPAKLVGLMFGFWFTCTAIGNWLAGTTGGLIDQISSKYSISAFFLIFTFIPIVAGLIMFALNPLLRKWMNGVH; encoded by the coding sequence ATGGCATTAGAAACCGTAGCCTTAAATCAAGATGAAATACTTGATCTTCACCTAAATAGCAATGGTGTTGACACTCAAAAATTAATAAATCACCCTGTTGGATTATTTGTTTTATTCTTCACAGAAATGTGGGAAAGATTTAGCTACTATGGAATGAGGTCACTTCTGGTGCTCTTTTTAGTAAGTGAAATGAGTAAAGGTGGCTGGCAATGGGCCCGACCAGAAGCGTTACAACTGTATGCATGGTACACCGGTTTGGCATATTTTACACCAATAATTGGTGGTCTTATAGCCGACAGAATAACAGGATATAGAAAAGCAGTAATTTTGGGCGCAATCACCATGACTTTAGGTCATGCAACAATGGCTTTAGAAGGCGTAAACAGTAACTTATTTTATTTAGGATTATTTTTCCTAATTGCTGGAAACGGTTTATTTAAACCAAACATTTCTTCCATGGTTGGTAAACTTTATCCACCCACAAGTGATAAAAAAGATGCAGCTTATACCATTTTTTATATGGGCATTAACAGTGGCGCATTTTTAGGCATGTTAATGTGCGGCTACGTTGGTGAAAAGGTTGGATGGCACTGGGGCTTTGGTTTAGCAGGTGTATTTATGTTTTTCGGGATGCTTCAATTTTATTTAGGTCAAAAAATATTTGGCGTTATAGGCGCATCTATTAATAAAACCGAAAAAGTTGAGGATCCTACAGAAGAGGTTCTTCCAAAAAAAGTGGTTAACCAAAGACTTTGGGTTGTTGCGATTCTATCATTATTTACGATTTTCTTCTGGATGGTTTTTGAACAAGCAGGTGGTTCTATGACTATTTTCGCAAAGGATTACACCCTCAGAAATTTAACGGGTGGTGCAAGTACAACGTTTAAGTGGGTTGATGCTGCTTTAACTATTTTCCCATTGGTAGCAGTAACCGTTGTTCTTTTTACTTTAGCACTTAAAATCGCTAAAAAATATCCAGCTACCATATTCTTTACTGCATTAAGTTTTTTAATCATCTGGGGATTAGCAATTTGGAAAGTTCAAAAAGAGTTTAGCTCGTTAAATACAGAGGTTCCAGCATCATGGTTTGGTATTTTGAACTCATTTTTTATTGTAACCCTCGCCCCTTTCTTCTCTAAACTTTGGGAAACAAAATTTAATCCCGGCGGACCAGTAAAATTTGGAATGGGATTAGTCTTTGTTGGAATTGGCTTTGCCGGATTAGCTTACGGAGGTATGGATATCGCTAGAGGGGCTTCAACCGCCCAGGTAAGTATGTTTTGGTTAATTTTTGCTTATTTCTTTCACACCGTAGGTGAACTTTGTGTTTCTCCGGTAGGTTTGTCATATGTGAGCAAATTGGCACCAGCCAAACTAGTTGGTTTAATGTTCGGCTTTTGGTTTACCTGTACCGCAATAGGAAACTGGCTTGCTGGTACTACGGGCGGATTAATAGACCAAATAAGTTCTAAATATTCAATCTCTGCATTTTTTTTAATATTCACTTTTATACCAATCGTAGCCGGATTAATCATGTTTGCTTTAAATCCGCTTTTACGCAAATGGATGAATGGAGTACACTAA
- a CDS encoding Fic family protein, whose product MLYNWELPDWPNFTFLINKIERKLYDFAQGTGEVNALLKSLSANVRQETILELMLAEAIKTSEIEGEFLSREDVMSSIKNNLGLNKTSEIVKDKRASGIADLMINVRNTFEEALNNQVLSNWHKLLFVNNNSINVGSWRTSNDKMQVVSGRLSNEIVHFEAPPSSKVSHEMDVFFEWFNRTSPNNKQEIKDPIIRAGIAHLYFESIHPFEDGNGRIGRAIAEKAISQTLGRPVSLSLSKTIESDKEKYYQALKNAQKSNEITDWLIYFVDVALDAQLGAKKMIDFTLNKIKVFDLFKERLNERQQKVLQKMYSFGLDGFIGGMSTKKYISITSTSKATATRDLQVLENLGILVAFGGGRSIHYHLNYP is encoded by the coding sequence ATGTTATACAATTGGGAGCTGCCAGATTGGCCTAATTTTACGTTTTTGATTAATAAAATTGAGCGAAAGCTGTATGATTTTGCACAGGGAACTGGAGAAGTCAATGCCCTATTGAAGTCTTTATCTGCTAATGTGAGGCAAGAGACTATACTCGAATTGATGTTAGCGGAAGCAATTAAAACATCGGAGATTGAAGGCGAATTCTTGAGTAGAGAAGATGTGATGTCATCAATTAAAAATAATCTGGGATTAAATAAAACATCCGAGATTGTTAAAGATAAACGAGCTTCGGGAATTGCTGATTTAATGATTAATGTTAGAAACACTTTTGAGGAGGCTTTAAATAATCAGGTATTATCAAACTGGCATAAACTTTTATTTGTAAATAACAATAGTATAAATGTTGGAAGTTGGAGAACAAGCAATGATAAAATGCAGGTTGTTTCTGGGCGATTAAGCAATGAAATAGTACATTTTGAGGCTCCGCCATCTTCCAAAGTATCGCATGAAATGGATGTTTTTTTCGAATGGTTTAATAGAACCTCACCTAATAATAAACAAGAAATTAAAGATCCAATAATTAGAGCAGGCATAGCACATTTATATTTTGAATCTATTCACCCGTTTGAAGATGGGAATGGTAGGATTGGAAGAGCTATTGCAGAAAAAGCAATTTCACAAACATTAGGTAGGCCTGTTTCGCTTAGTTTATCTAAGACGATTGAAAGTGATAAGGAAAAATATTACCAAGCGTTGAAAAACGCTCAGAAGAGTAATGAAATAACTGACTGGTTAATTTATTTTGTCGATGTAGCCTTGGATGCTCAGCTTGGAGCAAAAAAGATGATTGATTTTACGTTAAATAAAATAAAAGTATTTGACCTATTTAAAGAGAGATTAAATGAAAGACAGCAAAAAGTATTACAAAAAATGTACAGCTTTGGTTTAGATGGTTTTATAGGAGGAATGAGTACCAAAAAATATATCTCAATCACGAGTACCTCGAAAGCTACTGCTACCCGTGATCTTCAAGTATTGGAAAACTTAGGTATTTTAGTTGCCTTCGGTGGAGGAAGAAGCATTCACTATCATTTAAACTATCCATGA